A part of Thermoanaerobaculia bacterium genomic DNA contains:
- a CDS encoding MgtC/SapB family protein → MWPDDFSLLLRLVAAGAFAAALGWEREKAGKSAGLRTHILVAVGAALFVVLARLTAAAAGPSTVSVLRLDPLQAVATGIGFLGAGLIFKAEDRVHGLTTAASIWSTAAVGFACGIGHYVLAAGATVILLAVLRLLARFERAERAAGRS, encoded by the coding sequence ATGTGGCCGGACGACTTCTCGCTCCTCCTCCGGCTCGTCGCGGCGGGCGCGTTCGCGGCGGCGCTCGGATGGGAGCGGGAGAAGGCGGGCAAGTCCGCCGGCCTCCGCACGCACATCCTCGTCGCCGTCGGCGCGGCGCTCTTCGTCGTCCTCGCGCGGCTGACGGCCGCCGCCGCCGGCCCGTCGACCGTGAGCGTGCTGCGCCTCGACCCGCTCCAGGCGGTCGCGACCGGGATCGGCTTCCTCGGCGCGGGGCTCATCTTCAAGGCCGAGGACCGGGTCCATGGCCTGACGACCGCGGCGTCGATCTGGTCGACGGCGGCCGTCGGGTTCGCCTGCGGAATCGGGCACTACGTGCTCGCCGCCGGCGCGACCGTGATCCTGCTGGCGGTGCTGCGGCTGCTGGCGCGCTTCGAGAGGGCCGAGCGCGCGGCGGGCCGGTCGTGA
- a CDS encoding MBL fold metallo-hydrolase: MTTRAAADGSKTGGKMRGIRIAVLGVAACVAAAAGSAQTDFSKVEVKTTPLGHGLAMLAGAGGNIVASAGEDGVFIVDDEFAELHPKIREALSKMSNRPVRFVINTHWHGDHTGANGNSPPTARSSSRRTTSTSE; this comes from the coding sequence GTGACGACGCGGGCTGCCGCGGACGGGTCGAAGACGGGAGGAAAAATGCGCGGAATCCGGATCGCCGTCCTCGGAGTCGCCGCTTGCGTCGCCGCGGCCGCGGGGTCGGCCCAGACCGACTTCTCGAAAGTCGAGGTCAAGACGACCCCGCTCGGCCACGGTCTCGCGATGCTCGCCGGAGCGGGAGGCAACATCGTCGCGTCGGCGGGGGAGGACGGCGTCTTCATCGTCGACGACGAGTTCGCCGAGCTCCATCCGAAGATCCGGGAGGCGCTTTCGAAGATGTCCAACCGCCCGGTCCGGTTCGTCATCAACACGCACTGGCACGGAGATCACACCGGCGCCAACGGAAATTCGCCGCCGACGGCGCGGTCGTCATCGCGCAGGACCACGTCTACTAGCGAATGA
- a CDS encoding beta-L-arabinofuranosidase domain-containing protein gives MRVSRRRFLAGAGAAAATLPFARFSFGAGSPAPNAGSAAFDLSRVRLLPGPFLDAADANRRFLMNLDPDRLLHMFRVTAGIPSAAAPLGGWEAPENELRGHYTGHYLSALAMRWAAFGDAEAKSRGDAIVGELGKCQKAHGNGYLSAFPEELFDRLRTDQRVWAPFYTLHKILAGMLDMASLAGSAQALDVARGIAAWTARWTQPLGDAAMARVLEREYGGMNEALYNLSALTGEGGDRELAHRFDHERIFEPLAFGRDELKGLHVNTTIPKIVGAARRFELTGERRYRDVAEFFWREVTGRRAYCTGGTSNGESWNADPGVIAGELSGYTQECCPTYNMLKLTRHVAGWTGDMACADYAERALWNGILGTQHPSDGSKLYYVALASGFWKLFGTPLHDFWCCTGTGSESFAKVGEPIYAREGESAAVNQFIASELDWKEKRLRLVQETRFPEEPKTTVVVRAAAPVRAEIRFRIPGWTEGRASGTVNGRPVEGFAAPGSWWSLDRVWRDGDRVALTLPMRARFEPTPDDPATQAAMYGPIVLAGRLGREGLTPATLRAEPTKPRTVPEYKLDPVPAPALREASLSAGSRPLELRAAESNGREMALVPLHSIFDERYAVYWKTERA, from the coding sequence ATGCGCGTCTCGCGGAGACGGTTCCTCGCCGGGGCCGGCGCCGCGGCCGCGACCCTGCCGTTTGCGCGTTTCTCGTTCGGCGCGGGGTCTCCCGCGCCGAATGCGGGTTCGGCGGCGTTCGACCTCTCGCGCGTCCGGCTCCTTCCCGGCCCTTTCCTCGATGCCGCGGACGCGAACCGCCGGTTCCTCATGAACCTCGATCCGGACCGGCTCCTCCACATGTTCCGAGTGACGGCCGGCATTCCTTCCGCCGCCGCTCCGCTCGGAGGATGGGAGGCGCCGGAAAACGAGCTCCGCGGCCACTACACCGGCCATTACCTCTCGGCGCTCGCGATGCGCTGGGCGGCCTTCGGGGACGCGGAAGCGAAAAGCCGGGGCGACGCGATCGTCGGCGAGCTCGGCAAGTGCCAGAAGGCCCACGGGAACGGATATCTCTCGGCGTTCCCGGAGGAGCTCTTCGACCGCCTGCGGACCGATCAGCGCGTCTGGGCGCCCTTTTACACGCTCCACAAGATCCTCGCCGGAATGCTCGACATGGCCTCGCTCGCCGGGAGCGCGCAGGCGCTCGACGTCGCGCGCGGCATCGCGGCGTGGACGGCGCGCTGGACGCAGCCGCTCGGGGATGCCGCGATGGCCCGCGTCCTCGAGCGCGAATACGGCGGGATGAACGAGGCGCTCTATAACCTGTCCGCGCTGACCGGCGAGGGCGGCGACCGCGAGCTCGCCCACCGTTTCGACCACGAGCGCATCTTCGAGCCGTTGGCCTTCGGACGCGACGAGCTCAAGGGCCTGCACGTCAACACCACGATTCCGAAGATCGTCGGCGCGGCGCGGCGTTTCGAGCTCACGGGCGAGCGGCGGTATCGCGACGTCGCCGAGTTCTTCTGGCGCGAGGTGACGGGCCGCCGGGCGTACTGCACGGGAGGGACGAGCAACGGCGAAAGCTGGAACGCCGATCCGGGCGTGATCGCGGGAGAGCTTTCCGGCTATACGCAGGAGTGCTGCCCGACCTACAACATGCTCAAGCTCACGCGGCACGTCGCGGGCTGGACGGGAGACATGGCCTGCGCCGACTATGCCGAGCGCGCGCTCTGGAACGGAATCCTCGGGACCCAGCATCCCTCCGACGGCTCGAAGCTCTACTACGTCGCGCTCGCGTCGGGTTTCTGGAAGCTCTTCGGAACTCCGCTCCACGATTTCTGGTGCTGCACCGGAACGGGAAGCGAGTCGTTCGCGAAGGTCGGCGAGCCGATTTACGCCCGGGAGGGCGAATCGGCCGCCGTCAACCAGTTCATCGCCTCGGAGCTCGACTGGAAGGAGAAGCGGCTTCGCCTCGTCCAGGAGACGCGGTTCCCGGAGGAGCCGAAGACGACGGTCGTCGTCCGGGCCGCCGCGCCGGTCCGGGCCGAGATCCGTTTCCGGATCCCGGGATGGACCGAAGGGCGCGCGTCCGGCACGGTCAACGGCCGCCCGGTGGAAGGTTTCGCCGCGCCCGGGAGCTGGTGGTCGCTCGACCGCGTGTGGCGGGACGGCGACCGGGTCGCGCTCACGCTGCCGATGCGCGCGCGCTTCGAGCCGACTCCCGACGATCCCGCGACACAGGCGGCGATGTACGGGCCGATCGTGCTCGCCGGACGCCTCGGCAGAGAGGGCCTGACGCCCGCGACGCTCCGCGCCGAGCCGACGAAACCCCGGACGGTTCCCGAGTACAAGCTCGATCCCGTGCCCGCGCCGGCGCTGCGGGAGGCTTCGCTTTCGGCCGGCAGCCGCCCGCTCGAGCTCCGCGCCGCGGAGTCAAACGGCCGCGAGATGGCGCTCGTTCCGCTCCATTCGATCTTCGACGAGCGCTACGCGGTGTACTGGAAGACGGAGAGGGCCTGA
- a CDS encoding dehydrogenase E1 component subunit alpha/beta — MDASTMVAAYKNIYRSRRVDDKEIQLKRQNRTHFQINGVGHEAVLTAAGMVLKPAHDWFIAYYRDRALCLAIGVTPYEMFLGGTGARDDPASGGRQMPSHWGHKNFNLVSKSSCTAMQFLNAVGIAEAGMRMAKIPGLQDRAFRSDEIVFVSGGEGQTAEGEFWESLNTACNLKLPVLYLIEDNGYAISVPVEVGLAGGSISKLVRGFPNLFVTEVDGCNFLESFDALRYAAEYCRQRKGPALVHAHVIRPYSHSVSDDEKLYRPAAERERELARDPVVNFGRFLAAEGVASEVEIAAIQKEIDRQVDEDAERALAAPLPEPESALQWVYSPDVDPTSAAFEGPKQEEGDPQTMVDLINACLRDEMKRDPRIVVFGEDVADASREAVLGEVKGKGGVFKVTHNLQRLYGHDRVFNSPLAEANIIGRAVGMAVKGLKPVVEIQFFDYIWPAYMQLRNELATMRWRSGNNFAAPVVVRVPVGGYIAGALYHSQCDPVMFTHVPGLRVVLPSNAQDANGLLRTAIRCEDPVMFLEHKHLYRQTYNKGLYPGPDYAIPFGKARIVQEGSHVTLVCFGAQVQRSIVAAAKAKESSGVSTEIIDLRSLSPYDWDAIAASVKKTSKAIVCYEDPISWGYGAEIAARIAGELFEWLDAPVARVAATDTFVGYAPTLEKFILPQIEDISAAIEKIAKY; from the coding sequence AGGCGGTCCTGACGGCGGCCGGCATGGTGTTGAAGCCCGCGCACGACTGGTTCATCGCTTACTACCGCGACCGCGCGCTCTGCCTCGCGATCGGCGTCACGCCGTACGAGATGTTCCTCGGGGGGACGGGCGCCAGGGACGACCCCGCGTCGGGCGGCCGGCAGATGCCCTCGCACTGGGGGCACAAGAATTTCAATCTGGTGTCAAAGTCCTCCTGCACCGCGATGCAGTTCCTGAACGCGGTCGGGATCGCCGAGGCCGGGATGCGGATGGCGAAGATCCCCGGGCTGCAGGACCGCGCGTTCCGTTCCGACGAGATCGTCTTCGTCTCCGGCGGCGAAGGCCAGACGGCGGAAGGGGAGTTCTGGGAGTCGCTCAACACCGCTTGCAACCTGAAGCTCCCGGTCCTCTATCTGATCGAGGACAACGGGTACGCGATCTCCGTGCCCGTCGAGGTGGGGCTCGCGGGCGGGTCGATCTCGAAGCTCGTGCGCGGCTTCCCGAACCTCTTCGTGACCGAGGTCGACGGCTGCAACTTCCTCGAGTCGTTCGACGCGCTCCGGTACGCGGCCGAGTACTGCCGGCAGAGGAAGGGCCCCGCGCTCGTCCACGCGCACGTCATCCGTCCCTACTCCCACTCGGTCTCCGACGACGAGAAGCTCTACCGTCCCGCCGCCGAGCGCGAGCGCGAGCTCGCCCGGGACCCGGTCGTCAACTTCGGCCGCTTCCTCGCCGCCGAGGGCGTGGCGAGCGAGGTGGAGATCGCCGCGATCCAGAAGGAGATCGACCGCCAGGTCGACGAGGACGCCGAGCGCGCGCTCGCCGCACCGCTGCCGGAGCCCGAGAGCGCCCTCCAGTGGGTCTATTCCCCCGACGTCGACCCGACGTCGGCGGCCTTCGAGGGGCCGAAGCAGGAAGAAGGCGACCCCCAGACGATGGTCGACCTGATCAACGCCTGCCTGCGCGACGAGATGAAGCGCGACCCGCGGATCGTCGTCTTCGGCGAGGACGTCGCCGACGCTTCCCGCGAGGCGGTGCTCGGCGAGGTCAAGGGGAAGGGGGGCGTCTTCAAGGTCACCCACAACCTGCAGCGGCTCTACGGACACGACCGCGTCTTCAACTCGCCGCTCGCGGAGGCGAACATCATCGGCCGCGCCGTCGGAATGGCCGTCAAGGGATTGAAGCCCGTCGTCGAGATCCAGTTCTTCGACTACATCTGGCCGGCGTACATGCAGCTCCGCAACGAGCTCGCGACGATGCGCTGGCGTTCGGGGAACAACTTCGCGGCGCCCGTCGTCGTGCGCGTCCCGGTCGGAGGCTACATCGCGGGCGCGCTCTACCACTCCCAGTGCGATCCCGTCATGTTCACCCACGTGCCGGGGCTCCGCGTCGTCCTTCCGTCCAACGCGCAGGACGCCAACGGCCTCCTGCGCACGGCGATCCGGTGCGAGGACCCGGTGATGTTCCTCGAGCACAAGCACCTCTACCGGCAGACCTACAACAAGGGGCTCTATCCGGGACCCGACTACGCGATCCCCTTCGGCAAGGCGAGGATCGTCCAGGAAGGCTCGCACGTGACGCTCGTCTGCTTCGGCGCGCAGGTGCAGCGGTCGATCGTCGCCGCGGCGAAGGCGAAGGAGTCCTCGGGGGTCTCGACGGAGATCATCGACCTGCGCTCGCTCTCGCCGTACGACTGGGACGCGATCGCCGCGTCGGTGAAGAAGACGAGCAAGGCGATCGTCTGCTACGAGGACCCGATCTCCTGGGGCTACGGGGCCGAGATCGCCGCGCGGATCGCGGGGGAGCTCTTCGAATGGCTCGACGCTCCGGTCGCGCGCGTGGCGGCGACCGACACGTTCGTCGGCTACGCGCCGACGCTCGAGAAGTTCATCCTCCCGCAGATCGAGGACATCTCGGCCGCCATCGAGAAGATCGCGAAATACTGA